From Chelonia mydas isolate rCheMyd1 chromosome 22, rCheMyd1.pri.v2, whole genome shotgun sequence, the proteins below share one genomic window:
- the LOC102930517 gene encoding TLC domain-containing protein 5, whose protein sequence is MMASMPLRVTCSLISWLSLYTWFCHRYKHRSYEWSCRLVTLTHGVLATCLSAYIGFIDGPWPLTHPGSPNTTLQVHGLCLSLGYFLFDLAWCVYFQAEGALMLAHHMVSILGITVSLALGESAAEVNAVIFGSEITNPLLQARWFLREMGLYHSFTGDVVDFFFVALFTGVRIGVGAWLMYCELVSPKPRWFIKVGGVIMYAVSWVFMVSICRFARRKSMKKYHAWRSRKNEELYSETNGHLKSH, encoded by the exons ATGATGGCCTCTATGCCCCTCCGGGTGACCTGCAGTCTGATCTCCTGGCTGTCTCTCTACACCTGGTTCTGCCATCGGTATAAACACCGTAGCTACGAGTGGAGCTGCCGGCTGGTCACTCTGACCCACGGTGTCCTCGCCACCTGCCTCTCCGCTTACATTGGTTTTATCGATGGCCCCTGGCCTTTGACTCACCCAG GGTCGCCGAACACAACCCTCCAGGTGCACGGGCTGTGCCTTAGCTTGGGCTACTTCCTCTTCGACCTGGCCTGGTGTGTATACTTCCAGGCGGAGGGCGCTCTGATGCTTGCCCATCACATGGTGAGCATCTTGGGAATCACGGTGTCTCTGGCCCTGGGTGAGTCGGCTGCCGAAGTCAACGCTGTCATCTTTGGCAGTGAGATCACCAACCCGCTGCTGCAGGCCCGCTGGTTCCTGCGGGAGATGGGGCTCTACCACAGCTTCACGGGGGACGTGGTGGATTTCTTCTTCGTGGCCCTCTTCACGGGCGTGCGGATCGGGGTCGGGGCCTGGCTCATGTACTGCGAGCTTGTGTCACCCAAGCCCAGGTGGTTCATTAAGGTGGGGGGGGTAATTATGTACGCGGTCTCCTGGGTTTTCATGGTCAGCATTTGCCGCTTCGCTAGGAGGAAAAGCATGAAGAAGTACCATGCCTGGAGGAGCAGGAAGAATGAGGAGCTGTACTCGGAAACAAATGGGCATCTGAAGAGTCATTAA
- the LOC102938712 gene encoding TLC domain-containing protein 5, with the protein MMLSVIFQVTCSLTAWLSLYACFCYWNKHRTYEWSCRLVTLMHGVIVTCLSGYVALIDGPWPLTHPGTPNTPLQVRVLCLTLGYFIFDLSWCMYFKTEGDLMLSHHTLSICGMVLVLGLGKSATEINAIVFVSEITNPLLQARWFLRETGRYHSFIGEVVDFSFVALFMVLRIGVGGQIMYSVILSSSPIWLIKAGGLAMYIVSLGFLIAICSFARRKVLKKYHAWRSASGGDVPLKTNGHLTSH; encoded by the exons ATGATGCTCTCCGTCATTTTCCAGGTGACCTGCAGCCTGACTGCCTGGCTCTCCCTTTATGCCTGTTTCTGCTATTGGAATAAGCACCGTACTTACGAGTGGAGTTGCCGGCTGGTCACTCTGATGCATGGGGTCATTGTCACCTGCCTCTCTGGCTACGTTGCTCTTATCGATGGCCCTTGGCCTCTAACTCACCCGG GGACGCCAAACACGCCTCTCCAGGTCCGTGTGCTGTGCCTTACCTTGGGTTACTTTATCTTTGACCTCAGCTGGTGCATGTACTTCAAGACAGAAGGAGATCTCATGCTGTCTCATCACACACTGAGTATTTGTGGCATGGTGCTCGTGCTGGGGCTCGGCAAGTCAGCCACCGAAATCAATGCCATTGTCTTCGTCAGCGAGATCACCAACCCGCTGCTGCAGGCCCGCTGGTTCCTGCGGGAAACTGGGCGCTACCACAGCTTCATCGGGGAAGTGGTGGATTTCTCCTTTGTGGCTCTCTTTATGGTGCTGCGGATTGGGGTGGGAGGCCAGATCATGTATTCCGTGATCCTCTCATCCAGCCCCATATGGCTAATCAAGGCTGGAGGCCTGGCTATGTACATCGTGTCCCTGGGGTTCCTGATCGCAATCTGCAGCTTCGCTAGGAGGAAAGTGTTGAAAAAGTACCATGCCTGGAGGAGTGCGAGTGGTGGGGACGTGCCCCTGAAAACCAATGGGCATCTGACATCTCATTAA